A single Paenibacillus sp. FSL R5-0517 DNA region contains:
- a CDS encoding YlbF family regulator: MSVAEMNTVDMAQVLTGAYELGDMINQSAEVSDYLYWKQQVETSPEIQMGIRKLNAKKELFEETQRFGHFHPDYHAAKDQVKALEQELENFEAVVRFKQAEKSLDDMLFQMSETIAFAVSTTIKVPSNDPNPKGGCGSGGKCGCS, translated from the coding sequence ATGAGCGTAGCGGAAATGAACACGGTCGATATGGCCCAAGTGTTAACGGGCGCATATGAACTGGGCGACATGATTAACCAATCTGCCGAAGTATCGGATTATTTATATTGGAAGCAGCAAGTCGAGACTTCCCCTGAGATTCAGATGGGGATTCGGAAGCTGAATGCCAAGAAGGAATTGTTTGAAGAAACACAGCGTTTCGGTCATTTTCACCCGGATTATCATGCAGCGAAAGACCAGGTGAAGGCTCTGGAACAGGAGTTGGAAAATTTCGAGGCGGTGGTCCGCTTCAAACAGGCAGAGAAGTCCCTGGATGATATGTTATTCCAGATGTCAGAGACCATTGCATTCGCAGTGTCAACGACCATTAAGGTACCGAGCAATGATCCGAATCCGAAGGGCGGCTGCGGTAGTGGCGGCAAGTGTGGTTGCAGTTAA